DNA sequence from the bacterium genome:
CCGCCAGAGCCCGCGATGCCGAGCGGAAGCGACAGTACATCGAGAAGTACATCCCCCACGTCGGCATCGCCCTGCGCGAGATCCTGGATCTCTCCGAGCGCCAGGAAAAGAAGGTGGTGACGACGCTCACCGATACCCTGCGCAAGAGCCGGAAGATGTGACGCAAGCGTGCTATTCAGCACACTTGCTTCATCCCGAGGCTCAGCGAGGGATCCCTTGGCCTGCACCGACAGTGTCGCGCCGGAGCCGTCCCTTCGCGAGCGCAGAGAGGCTCGCTGCGGGACGCTCGCGACGCTCCTTCAGCCGCCTGGCACTTGCGACTCCCCGCTCTGCGTTGGGAGGTTTGGATTCGCGTTTCGCGTCTGCTCGAAGCCGGCAAGCGCAAGCGAGCGATCTCTCTTTGCACCGATAGTGTCGCGCCGGAGTCGTCCCTTCGCGAGCGCAAAGAGGCTCGCTGCGAGACGCTCACGGCGCTTCTTCCGCAGGTGTGTCCTTCGCGACACGTCGGGGCGTCGATTCTTTTCCCTGCTGTTGATGGTTTGCCGCATCCTGCTCTTGGCTTCGACGCCCTCGGGAAGGCTCTGTTCCGGGACGACGCGACGGCAAGCCGTCGAACGGCGAGCTGAGCGGCGTTATGGCTGGCTGCTTCGCGTCTTCAAACGCTCGGGCTCGTGCTTGCCGACCGGCGCCAGCAAGCTCAAGAACAGCAGGGACAGGACGGCCGCCAGGCCGAAGATGAAGGTGTAGGAGGTGGCCTGGGTGATCGCCCCCGAGACCCAGGCCGCCGGCACCTTGCCCCAGACCTCGACCGAGGCCAGGAGCGTGTAGTGGGTGGCACCGATGCGCTTGTCGACCCGTGCCATCATGTAGGCAAAGAGCGCCGTAGTGAGCGCGCCGCCGAAGAAATGCTCGGCGCAGGTCACCGCCAGCACGCGCTCGGAGGTCGGCTCGACAACGGTCAGCCACCACTCCCCGATCACCGGCAGGACCCGAAACGCCGCCGCGAGGCCGACCGCGTGCAGCATGCGGATGCGACTCGCAAGCAAACCGCCCGCAACCGAGCCCAGGATCGAGAACAGCATCCCCCACGTGCCCACCCACAATCCAATCTGCTCGCGCGCGAATCCGGCATCGACCAGAAACGGTTTGAACATGGTGTCGGCCATGTTCTCGCCCAGCTTGTAGGTGCCGATGAAAATGATGAGCCACGCGGTGCCGCGCGTCGCGAACGACTCCTTGAGCAGCCTGAGAACGGCGCTCATCGTCGGGTGCTCGAGGGGCGAGGTCGGCACGTGTGGGTCGGAAAGATCGCGCTCGCGGTAGGCGGAGGTGACGATCGCGACCAGGAAGACCAGCCCCGCCATCGAGAGGAAGAGCCCCTGCCAGCCGATCTTGCCGCTCGCCCAGACTAGCAACCCGCCGCCGGTCAGCATGCCGATCTTGTAGCCGACGACCTGGGCGATGTTGCCCTTGCCGAGCTCGGGCAACGTCAGCAGGTCAATCGCCAGCCCGTCGACCGCGATGTCCATGGTGGCCGCGGCCAGGTTCATCAGGAAGACGAGCGCCAGCAGGGTTTTCAAATCCGAGCCCGGATCCAGGAACGCCGCAAAGATGCACAGCGACGCGAGCACGACTTCGAGCGGCAAGATCCACGAGCGCCTGCGGCCGAAGCTCTTCGAGCCGAAGCGGTCGACCAGCGGGGCCCAGAATGCCTTGAGCATCCAGGGTAAAGACAACGCGGTGGCAAAGCCGATCGCGGTCAGCGAAAGACCGGCCTCGCGCAAGTACACCGGCAGAGCGGTCGCCTGAAAGCCGAACGGCAACCCCTGGACGAAATAGAGCGCCCAGAGGATGCCCAGCTTCCGAACAGTCGCGCTCACGGCCCACATTCTACGAGGCTGCCGTATGATCTCGGCGAATCTCGGTCGGAGGACCCCCCATGGCGAAGAGCACGGCAAAGAAGTCGGCGAAGCGGAAAACGAAAAAGGCCCCGATGCGCGCAGCGACAAAGACCGTTCGTGGCAAGGCCTCAACGCGCGCGAAGACCGCGAGGACCAAGAAGAAGGCCGCGAGTCCGAAGCGGGTTGTGGCGACTGCGGTGGTTCCGAAGATTCGAGGTGAGGCAAAGAAGGTACACTCGAAAATCCTTACCCGCAAGACGCCGTCGCTCAGATTTCCGGTCCGTAGCCTCTCGAATGTCGTCTACCGCGCCAAGAAGGGCTACTTCGAGATCAAGGGCAAGAAGAAAGAGCGCACGCTCACGGTCGGCACCGTCAAGACGTTCGCCCAGACGCTGCGTATGATGGCGTTCTCGAAAGAGCTGGTCGAGACCGACGATATCGCCACCAAGCGGGAGGCCTACTACGTCTCGAAGAACTGGGACGAATGCCGGTTCAAGGAGCAGCCGGAGAGCGACACCGTGATGGAAGACGTCGAGGCGCTGTTTGGCGTCAACCGCGAGCAGCTCGGCTTCATCCCCGAGGAGAAGGGCGGCGACGTCGCCGGCGAGCTCGTGGTGATCGACCACGATCGCGAGACTGGCGAAATCTTGCGCATCGATTGCACCAAGTTCGGCAGCGGGGCCTACTCGATCCCGATCTCGGTCGAAGAGCTCGCCTTCGAGACCTCGGCCGACTTCATCCTGGCGATCGAGACCGCGGGCATGTTCCAGCGGCTGGTAAAGCACGCCTACTGGCGCAGTGCCAACTGCATCCTGGTATCCATGGGCGGCGTGCCGACCCGCGCCTGCCGGCGGTTCATCCGCAGGCTCGCCGACGAGCGCAAGCTCCCGGTCTATGTGTTCGTCGACGGCGACCCCTATGGCTACTCGAACATCTATCGCACGCTCAAAGTGGGCTCGGGCAACGCCGCCCACATGAACGAGTTCTTCTGCGTTCCTCAGGCGCGCTTTCTGGGCGTGACGCCCCAGGACATCGTCGACTACAAGCTGCCCACCCACCCCTTGAAGGATGTCGACATCAAGCGGGCCAAGGACGCGCTCAAGAACGACCCCTTCGTTCGGCATCACAAGCCCTGGCAGGAGGCCCTCGAGCGCCAGATCAAGATGGGCGTGCGCGTCGAGCAGCAGGCACTGGCCAAGCACGGCTTGAATTACGTCATCGACGAGTATCTGCCGCAGAAGATGGCGAACACCAAGGCTTTTCTGCCCTGACGTCCGGATGACCCTGGTTCCCGACTCGTCGAACGCTTTCGCGAGCGACGCCGGCTCTGTCTCCGAAGACCGCCGGGCGGCGCGCTTCTTGAAACGACTCGCTCGGGCTCTCCATCGTTACGGCATGCCGGTCCACCGGATCGAGGCCGCGCTCTCGAAGGTCGCCGCCAAGCTCGACGTT
Encoded proteins:
- a CDS encoding MFS transporter, producing MWAVSATVRKLGILWALYFVQGLPFGFQATALPVYLREAGLSLTAIGFATALSLPWMLKAFWAPLVDRFGSKSFGRRRSWILPLEVVLASLCIFAAFLDPGSDLKTLLALVFLMNLAAATMDIAVDGLAIDLLTLPELGKGNIAQVVGYKIGMLTGGGLLVWASGKIGWQGLFLSMAGLVFLVAIVTSAYRERDLSDPHVPTSPLEHPTMSAVLRLLKESFATRGTAWLIIFIGTYKLGENMADTMFKPFLVDAGFAREQIGLWVGTWGMLFSILGSVAGGLLASRIRMLHAVGLAAAFRVLPVIGEWWLTVVEPTSERVLAVTCAEHFFGGALTTALFAYMMARVDKRIGATHYTLLASVEVWGKVPAAWVSGAITQATSYTFIFGLAAVLSLLFLSLLAPVGKHEPERLKTRSSQP
- a CDS encoding DNA topoisomerase IV subunit A — encoded protein: MRAATKTVRGKASTRAKTARTKKKAASPKRVVATAVVPKIRGEAKKVHSKILTRKTPSLRFPVRSLSNVVYRAKKGYFEIKGKKKERTLTVGTVKTFAQTLRMMAFSKELVETDDIATKREAYYVSKNWDECRFKEQPESDTVMEDVEALFGVNREQLGFIPEEKGGDVAGELVVIDHDRETGEILRIDCTKFGSGAYSIPISVEELAFETSADFILAIETAGMFQRLVKHAYWRSANCILVSMGGVPTRACRRFIRRLADERKLPVYVFVDGDPYGYSNIYRTLKVGSGNAAHMNEFFCVPQARFLGVTPQDIVDYKLPTHPLKDVDIKRAKDALKNDPFVRHHKPWQEALERQIKMGVRVEQQALAKHGLNYVIDEYLPQKMANTKAFLP